A genomic window from Parasteatoda tepidariorum isolate YZ-2023 chromosome 10, CAS_Ptep_4.0, whole genome shotgun sequence includes:
- the LOC107447833 gene encoding ADP-dependent glucokinase — protein sequence MVIARNKKRKDRGKDRRFLNGKMNKRMTSITNKVSVGAVVTIAVIVLAYIYNRYKLENNSQVLEKTLTSLLREESSVAVNPNIKVALGFGSCQDIIVQSNEVIFDSAPDNPEHYYSISTKEQFLKVFAYFYRFGAAAERFISNSSFFAELVKFAREAPSARYFIGGNAPVMAKRFSKEGWKNILLGAQVSQSLQKEFPPGIQISGPIVEEDDIHLLLEYPSGQKWGSFVPPRANRFIVHNDHQNPQLSSLGTFVKEVEKFKPDVLVIGGLQMMDNFPMPESKQRDRLQKVQELMKSQPDERRIHFEMASFSDENLLRNLVENVIPYADSLGMNEQELPNLYQMIEYGNISLLADSRPRIADILDEMRKVYKVLQEGSMNQGHRKLTRLHVHTLAFQAFMVQKNSPWKNIKAAAAKAALTANRHTCGSDTIDVNKAKLLMDDAFTTSSKPGSRRIPFDPKDPVSCWDENNYTVCIAPVLVCTDVLQTGGGGDNISSSGLVLQI from the exons ATGGTTATAGCTCGTAATAAGAAGAGGAAAGATCGTGGAAAGGACCGTcgatttttaaatggtaaaatgaaTAAACGTATGACATCGATTACAAACAAAGTTTCTGTCGGTGCCGTCGTCACAATCGCTGTCATTGTTTTAGCTTATATATACAACAgatataaattggaaaataattctCAAGTGTTGGAGAAAACACTCACATCATTACTTCGTGAAGAAAGCTCAGTTGCCGTTAATCCTAACATCAAAGTTGCCCTAGGATTCGGTTCTTGTCAGGATATCATCGTTCAAAGTAATGAAGTTATATTCGACAGCGCTCCAGACAATCCTGAACACTATTATTCTATTTCcacaaaagaacaatttttaaaagtctttgCGTACTTTTATCGTTTTGGTGCAGCAGCAGA gaGATTTATATCCAACTCTTCTTTTTTTGCTGAATTAGTAAAGTTTGCTAGAGAGGCTCCAAGCGCCAGGTATTTCATTGGAGGAAATGCTCCTGTGATGGCTAAAAGATTTTCAAAGGAAggctggaaaaatattttattaggtgCCCAAGTCTCACAGTCCTTGCAGAAAGAATTTCCTCCTGGAATTCAGATTTCAGGACCAATAGTTGAAGAAGATGACATCCATTTGTTGCTGGAGTATCCATCTGGACAAAAATGGGGTTCATTTGTCCCCCCTAGAGCTAATCG ATTTATTGTTCACAATGATCATCAAAATCCGCAGTTGTCATCTTTGGGTACTTTTGTGAAGGAAGTTGAAAAGTTCAAACCTGATGTTCTAGTGATTGGAGGCTTACAAATGATGGATAACTTTCCTATGCCAGAGA GTAAGCAAAGAGATCGATTGCAGAAAGTTCAAGAACTGATGAAAAGCCAACCTGATGAGAGGAGGATTCATTTTGAGATGGCTTCTTTTAGTGATGAGAATCTCCTGAGGAACTTGGTTGAAAATGTCATACCTTATGCAGATTCTTTGGGCATGAATGAACAAGAACTTCCCAACTTATATCAAATGATTGAATATGGAAACATTAGCCTCTTGGCTGATTCTCGTCCAAGAATTGCTGACATTTTAGATGAAATGAGAAAAGTTTATAA ggTACTTCAAGAAGGGTCAATGAATCAGGGTCATCGTAAATTAACAAGACTTCATGTCCACACACTTGCATTCCAAGCCTTTATGGTTCAAAAGAACTCACCTTGGAAAAATATCAAAGCAGCAGCGGCTAAGGCAGCACTCACAGCAAACCGTCATACCTGTGGCTCAGACACTATTGATGTTAACAAGGCTAAGTTACTGATGGACGACGCCTTCACCACCAGCTCAAAACCGGGTTCACGCCGTATTCCTTTTGATCCAAAGGATCCTGTGTCTTGCTGGGATGAAAATAATTACACGGTGTGTATTGCACCTGTTTTAGTCTGTACAGATGTTTTGCAAACTGGAGGAGGGGGTGACAACATCTCTTCGTCTGGGCTTGTGttgcaaatttaa